AGAGAATAGGAAAAATTCTCTTTCATATCCGGGAAGGTCATTCTCTCCTCCCAGAGGTCATTGGTTATTATCGAAAAATGATCCTGATCCCAAAATCTGCACAATCCTTCCGCTGAATGAAGGACTAAGTCCTTATGCCTATCCGCTTTGGCTGGATCATCCCTATAATAATGCCAAAGCGCATATAAGATTGATCCTGTTTGATCGGGTTGGAATCGCTTCAATGCCTGTAAGCCATTAGGATAATACTTTTCATAGAATAGGCCAGTCTCTTCCCAACCCTCAGCTCTCATCAATAACCAGTCGAAAAATTTTTCTTGAATACCTCCTATACCTGCCACCTCACCAGCGATACAGGCAAATAGGGCATCCCTGGGCCAGACATAGAAGTAGTTCTTAACATCCTTTGAATAATAGGGTTTAGTAGAATTTGCAGCTACTATAGCACCATTCTCAAGGCAGCAGTCCTGAATCACATCTTTGCTGACTCTTTGTAAACATTGTATCCGTTCTTTCATAATTATTGAAAGCGACTGTACAGCTCAGTTGTATAGGTATGAGCCTAGATTTTATATCATAGTCTCGATTGCGGCTTCTGAATTATATAACCCTTAGATGCAACATACTCAATGAAAGAAAAATTAAATCTTGGAGAATTATGATACTATTCATCTCCCTTGAGCGTGTAATTACTCTTTAAAAAATTATAAATGGTGTCAAGGGCGGGATCAGCAGTTCCTCTTATGTCCGTATCTATTAAAACATCCTTTCTGTTCTTAGATAACCAATTATGCAATCTTCGTGAGGCATCCTTTTTATCTTTAGAGAGATGACAAATCTTCACTAACTTCCTCATCTCATCCAAAGCAAAAAAATTTCTGGCTTTATTAATCACTATTACAAAATAGCTATTGTCTTCACCCTCCTTCACTTCGATGGTCAATTTAGTTGATACTGGGCCTTTTTTTGCTTCATCCTTGATATATTCTTTATTTTGAAGCTTCTTAACCTGCTTTTTAACCTGCATATTATGCAAAATTATCTCTGCTTGTTGAATCAAGAATTTCAATCCCTCCTCGTTAAGATCCTTAATCATAATTTTTAGATGTTTTATTAATTCGTCCTTTTGTCTATTATGCGTACCCTTTTCCCTTTTGGGTATTCCGCTAACTTTTTTTGCTGGTGATTTCTTATCAGTTCCTGTTTTGGTCTGCTTTTTCATCGGATTATCCAGATAGTTTAACCTTCATAGATGTTTAGTATACAATGACGCACCCTCTTCTGTATGTTTATGAAGTGTAGGCAATATTGAAGTAAGGAAAGGATGTCTCAATTTACTATACTTAATCTATTCTGTCAATTTCAATATAATAATCCCTTCTATCATTTATATAATATAATTTACTCCCTCTAATTCAATGAGTCATTCTATTTTACATCGTTAATTCTTGACAGCAATTCAGTTTATCATAAATTTATTGCAATCAAATAGTGAAACCATTAGAAAAAAATAGGTCAATTAGGATTATGGGAACATGCCTTCAATAATAGCAATAGTTGGAAGATCAAATTCTGGTAAAACCACTCTAATAGAAAAGCTTATTCATTATTTTAACATGAAGGGGAAAAAACTATCAATCATCAAGCACATGAAACATGAATTTGATATTGATTATGAGGGGAAGGATACCTTTAGATATAAAGAGGCAGGCGCCTTTTCAAGTCTCATTACTAATGATATGATGTTCGCAATTGTCTCAAAAATTGATGACAATAGTACGCCCTTGGACCTTGCTCATAATTATCTAAATGATTCTGATCTTGTTATTATTGAGGGATTTAGAGAGGGAAATATATTTAAGATTGAGGTAATTGGAAATTCTGAAGAAAAGCCTCTCTATATATCAGGAGTAGAAAATATTGCAGCAATAGTGACGGATCAAACCATTGAAACAGAACTACCTATTTTTCAAAGAAATGACATTGAAAATATTGGCAAATTTATCGAAGAATATATTATGAATAATTCAGCATAACATCACACCTAAAGAAAGAGACAAAAATGATTTTTTCTCTATCATGCAATTTGTAACAAAACTCTTACTGGCTGTAAATGAAGTAAGATACAAATAATTTAGTTTTTGGTTAATCCATTTTCAACCGATAATAGCTATAGTATACTAATAGTCATAGCCCACAACCCTGTTAGGTCATTGCTTCACATCAGAGAGGTGCTGTTGGATATGAAGATACTATTTCCTGCTACCTGCAGGTAACCTATATAATCCTAATCCATTTGCAAACCAAGGTGTATAATATGAAAAAATCATTTATTACTCTTACAATATTACTAACAGTAATTAATTCTTCAATTTTTTCACAAGTTAGTAATAAAAAAGATAATGTCAGGATGAATATGAAGGATGTGAGTGGATATGGCGATGTAAAATGGGGGGCAAGGTTTAGTGATGCAAAAGAAAGGGTGATTGGGAAAATAGTATATCATGATGATAAAAAAGTAATTATTACAAGAGATGAAGAGATTGAGTATCGATATGGCTTCTTTTTTATGGATACTTCTATATCATCACCGGAAGAGGAAAAGAGTGAAAAGGAGACGACTAAACCAGTGGAATCATCACTTGAGGCAATTCTATTCTATGTATCAATACAGTTCCCCTATTTGACGATGGTGGATGTAAGAAAAAAAATTGAGGAAAAATATGGGCAGCCAACAGGTGAAACTGTTAAGGATAGTCAGGGGGCCATTATTTGGGACTTCGATAAGACAGCAATAATTATGTGGTTAGATAGATATGAGAATAATCCCTTTTGCAGAAAGATAAATTATGTTAGCAAGGAATTAGCTAAACAGCTAAATGAATATCAAATGCTCATATTCAATAAAACTGAAATTGAGATATTAAAGAAATTATCGCTATGAGGCTTCTACAATTTTACTGCTAATAACCAGTAAAATTGTGCAGGACACATTCAATCAATTCTAATTATGAAAGACTTTAATTTCAATGTATGCAAAAGAATAGCTTTGTTAAGGGGAATGCTCCTATTCCTGATAACTTTTAATTCATTTCAACCTCTTTTAGCCTCCCCAAAAAACGATCATAAAACTGGGTTAAGGGTTTTTCTGCATATGGACAGGCTCACTTATGATTTTAATGAGATTCCAATTCTTAATATATGTATAAAAAACAGCTCCACAACAAATGCATCTCTTACTGTTTATGATATTCTGCATACAACATTTCAGGTAATTGTATATGACATGAATGGAAGAGAGGCTGAAATCATTGTGCCATATCGATTGATGAATAAAAATATTGAAGATGTAATACGAGACATAAAACCAAGGGTTATTGAGCTTTCCCCAAAGGAGATAATATCCCATTCTATAAACCTAAAAGATGTTTATAATCTGATACCTGAAATGGAGTATCGCGTGAAGGGATATCTCTTTTCTGATCTGAAGAGATTTGATGCTATTCCCAGTGAAAATATATTGACCTTTAGAATCTTGAAATCCTTAGGAATTAAAAAAGAGATCAGAATAAAGGAGATTGACCGTAAGATATCAGCATCAGAAATAATTTTGCTTGCTCTGACAGCAGAAAAGAAGAGGGATTGGGATAATTATTTTAAATATATAAAGGTCGAAAGCTATATAAATGCCTTTTCTGATTATGTTAGGGTTTACAATGAGGCAGATGAAAAAAAAAGATTGAATATTATAGATAATTTTATTAAGTTTTTAAAAAGGGATAGAGTAGACCATATTCTTAATTTTAAAATAATTGAAGAGTCAGTTTTTGAGGATCAAAATATTGCTCATGTTGATGTCGAAGTAATCAGATTTGGACCTATAATTCCATTTACCTATAAATATAAATACGTTTTAGAGAGATATGATAATTTCTGGTTAATAACAGATGTTGAAGCAACCGTTAGAAGGGGAAAGAGATCATGACAGAGATACTTTCGCAGGATGAAATAGATGCCCTATTGACTGCCATATCCACTGGGGAGATGGACACAACGGACTACTCCGCCACAAAGGAGCAGAAGAAGGTTAAGATATATGATTTTAGACGTCCTGATAAGTTTTCCAAGGATCAGATCAGAACGTTACAGATGATGCATGAGACCTTTGCCCGTTTAACAACAACAGCCCTTTCAGCCCAGTTGAGGGCTCTTGTAAGCGTTCATGTGGCCTCTGTTGATCAGTTGACATACGAAGAATTTATAAGATCCATTCCTAATCCCACTACAATCGCTGTAATTAACATGGATCCTCTTAAGGGTTCCGCAGTGCTTGAGATAGATCCATCAATCACCTTTACTATTATTGATAAACTCTTTGGAGGGACTGGAGAATCAGCCAGAATCAGCAGGGAATTGACTGATATTGAGCTTTCTGTAATGGAGGGTATAATTGTACGAATCCTGGGCAATCTTCGAGAGGCATGGTCAAATGTGATCGATCTCAGGCCAAGACTGGGAAATGTAGAGACTAATCCCCAATTTGCTCAAATCGTTCCCCCCAACGACATGGTTGTACTGATTACACTGGAGACCAAGGTTGGAGAGGTAGAGGGAATGACAAATCTCTGTATTCCCTATATCACAATTGAACCGATAATCTCAAAGCTTTCAGCCCAATATTGGTATTCAAGCATCAGGAAAGGCGCAACCGATGAGAATGCCTTAATTATACAGAACAGATTAGAGACAGTGGAACTTCAAATTGTTGCTGAGATAGGGGAAGTTGAGGTTACCATGATGGAGGTATTGGAGCTTAATGTTGGGGATGTAATTAAATTTCCTGATGCAAAGATCAACTCGGATATGACTTTAAGGATTGGAGGCAGGAAAAAGTATAAATGCCGGCCTGGTCTCATTGGCAATAGAATTGCTATTCAGATAGGTGAAAGTATAGAAGAGGTGCCTGATGAATTACTCATTACCAAGAGGAGCGAGGAAGAATAAGATAAACCATCCATGGATTATTTTGGCGCTAAATAAAGTCAATTTTGAAAAATCACCTCAGTGTATTTTTTCAAAATTCCGATGCGCTAAAATATAGGCGCAGACTAAAGCCCATCCACTAAATCATCTGGCTAGTTTATTCAAGTAAGGAAGGGGATTAACGAATACAGTCCCAATCTTGATCTGATAAAAACATAAATGCCTTTTTGCTTTTCCTGTTTTACCGGTATAACCTATAACATCTCCCTTTGATACCTTTTGATCAGCTGAAACTGTGATCCTTTGACAGTGTGAATAATGAGTGGTATACCCATATTTATGCTTTATTGAAATGCTAAGCCCATGTTTTGAGTTCCATCTTATGCTCTCCACCTTGCCCGGAGCTGTTGCCATTATCTCAGAGCCGGGGAATGTCGCAATTTCTAGTCCTTTTTTGAAGTGCGCATTAGTCGAATAGGGGGATGAACCCATTCCATATTTCTGTATTATATATCCTTCCACAGGCCAGATTGAAGGCGTATTTTCGATTATTTTTTTCTGCCTATCCATAAAGCTTTTTATCTTATCCAGCACAATATTTATGGTCTTCAACTCCTGTTCCATCTCTTCGACATTCAATATCTCCATAGGAGGAACCACCCCCTGCCCTGCCACATCGACCGCTTTCACTACACCGCCTGAACCTTTAGCCCAGAGAGAGTTCGCGTCCTTTGCATGTGTGAGTGAATATAGATATGTTATTTCAGGTTTAAATCTCTGAAACTGGGTGTAGAGCTTATTTATCTCTTCCTTATATTTTTCAATTTGAATCTTTGAGTTCTTCCCATACATTTTTAGCTTACTTACACCTTTTATGGTAGATGCATGGTTGATTACAATTACTGATGTAATGGTTATTGTGGTTATGATGATACAGATTAGCAGGAGTATTGTGTAGATTCTGATATGGAAACTACCTATTTTTTTTTCTGAATGGGGGATAAGCATTATCGTTATGCGCTCCCTCCCCTTGTTTACACATAAACTAATGCTCTCTTTAATTCGATAATATAAATCACCGAAGTGATCTCTTAGAAATCCGCTAACATTATTTTGGAGATCGTCGAGATTTGAGTCCTTAAAAGGATTTAAACCCATATTTATCCATTAGTATAGTAAGTATGACAATATGTTTTTATCTGTTATAAATAATATAGTCAAATTATGATAAAGGGATCATATTGAATTTGTCAAGTTTTTATTATCCGATATTGCAATAAAAGTGTTATCACCCTAGCCCTCATAATATACAAATAAAAACTATACATTGTATGTTAACTTCTGTAAGTACTGAAGAATAATCATTAAAGGTTTAGGCAATATTAATTATTAGTCAATAAAAATAAAAAAATTCTAATGGAAAATTTTAATATACCGAAATAAAGATAAGGGAGAACAATACACAAATATTAAAAAATGGTTCTATATAGATGCATATGTGCCATATATTACAATAAACACATATATTCACTAATAATCGCCCTACAGCACCTTCAATTTGAACCTGCCTTTAACCGATTCTTTTAGAGTAAGATTTACCATCATTCATGGTTGGCATGGAGGCCAATCAAGGGTTATAGATTCATGGAGGAATCGGAATGATTATCAATCACAACCTATCAGCTATTAATACCCACAGAGTGTTAAAGTTCCAGCATTGGAGTGTGAATAAAAATATGGAGGCCCTCTCTTCTGGAATGAGAATCAACCGTGCCGGTGATGACGCTTCAGGTCTGGCTGTTTCCGAAAAGATGCGGACACAGATTCTTGGACTTAGACAAGCGGAAAGGAATACAGAGGATGGGATGTCTCTAATTCAGACAACTGAGGGTTATCTTCATCAACTCACCCAAATTATTCAGAGAATGAGGGTGCTTGCTGTTCAGTCCGCAAATGGTATTTATACTATCAATGATAGACAATTGATACAGATTGAGGTTTCAGAGCTAGTTGACGAGGTTGACAGGATTGCCTCCCAAGCTGAGTTTAATAAAATGAGTCTGTTGCAGGGCGATTTCTCTCGAATTAGCAGAAGCGCATCGATGTGGTTTCATATTGGCCCAAACATGCATCAGAGGGAAAGGGTTTATATACAGACAATGACAGCATTGGCCTTAGGAATAAAGGATATCACTGGTCAACCCATAACCCTATCAACACCGGATTTCGCGAACAGGAGTATAGGCATCTTCGATGAAGCGCTTCATGTCATTGCGAAACAGAGGGCAGACCTAGGCGCATATTACAACAGATTAGAGCATACGGCCAAAGGGCTCATGTCTGCCTATGAAAACATTCAGGCAGCGGAGAGCAGGATTCGAGATGCGGATATGGCTGAGGTTATGGTTGACCTATCAAAGAACCTGGTTCTGGTTGAGAGCGGCACAGCCATGTTGGCACATGCCAACATGAAGACAAAGGGTGTGCTAACCTTACTCAGATAGCAATATATTATTGATCGGTCAAACGCGTATAGAATTGTTCTTTGAAAACTAAGCCGCATATTACAGATTTCTGGTTATCTGTAATAGCGATTAGGGAAATATAAAAGGTATCCCCTTAATTTTACAACCTGGTATAAATGACCTGATAGGGAGATCAGGCAAAAATTTAACAAAGGAGTGTTTATTATGATTATCAATCATAACATGAGTGCTATAAATTCGAACAGGGTTCTGAAATTTAAGCACTGGGATGTAAACAGCTCGATGGAGAAGCTCGCTTCTGGAATGCGTATCAACAAGGCGGGAGATGATGCATCAGGCTTAGCTGTTTCAGAAAAGATGAGAACCCAAATTCAGGGTCTGAGGCAGGCTGAGAGGAATACAGAGGATGGCATGTCCTTTGTTCAAACAACTGAGGGTTATCTACAGCAGTCTGCAGGGATTTTACAAAGGATAAGGGTTCTTGCTGTACAATCTTCAAATGGTATATACGCCCAGGAAGACAGACAGCTTATCCAGGTGGAGGTATCAGCCCTGGTTGATGAGATCGATAGGATCGCATCTCAGGCGGAGTTCAACAGGTTTAAGCTATTATTGGGCGAATATTCCAGAGTGAATCCTAGGGCAAGTATGTGGTTTCACATGGGGCCAAATATGCACCAAAGGGAGAGGGTGTATATAGGAACCATGACCTCTGAGGGATTGAATCTTACAGAGCGTACTGGAAGAATAATTGCAAATGTGAGCACTGCTGACAATTCCAACAGGACAATTGGAATAGTAGATGATGCTCTTCACAAGATTGCGAAGCAGAGAGCTGATCTCGGCGCCTATTATAACAGGCTTGAGTATGCTGCAAAGGGCTTGATGACAGCATATGAGAACATACAGGCATCTGAGAGTAGGATCCGAGATGCTGACATGGCTGAGACAATGGTGAATTTCACAAAAGATCAAATCCTTGTTCAGAGTGGCACTGCGATGTTAGCTCAAGCAAATATGAAGACAAGAACTATATTGCAGTTGCTTGGTGGTTAATACAAATTTCACTTACCCCCCTCCCCTTCATATATAATCATAGCTTCTGGGGAGGTAAAATAGAGAGATAATACTTAATTTGATAGGGAATACCAGAAATATATAACCCGCTCCTTTTGAGCGGGTTTTTTATTGTATAATCAATAGGGGATAACATAATCCCTGTCCAACTAAAATATTTTCTCCTCACCAATTAAATTGATCTATTCATATTAAGAATATAATCACTACATGCCATACTTCTCTTTAACATCAGCCCTTCGTATCTTCCCTACCGGATTTAGAGGGATATTATCTACAAATACAACTGTTTTAGGTTTCTTAAATCCTGTCATTTTATCTCTACACCAATCTATCAGCTCGCTTTCATTCATCTTTTCTCCCTCAACCAATTCAACAACAGCCCTGACAGCCTTCCCCCAGGTTTCATCCGGCACACCAATTACACATGAATGCAACACCTTCGGATGGGACTGCAATATCTCTTCAACCTCATGCGGATACACCTTCTCGCCCCCGGTTGAGATGGTCTCCTTTTTTCTATCAACAATCATTAGATCACCATCCTCATCAAAATATCCAAGATCGCCGGAATGAAACCACCCTCCTTCCATCACCTTTGCAGTCCCCTCTGAGTCTTTATAATATTCCCTCATTACAGTGTCACTCTGATAGCAAATTTCTCCCACCTCACCCGGAGCCGCCTTCTCTCCATTCTCATTTATAATTTGTACATTAACCCCTGTAAGAGGCGTCCCGACAGCTCTATCCTTAAGTCCATCAACAGATGAATCAATTCTCATAGAGGTTACAGGCGTCATTTCAGTCTGTCCAAATCCATCAATTATTATTGAATGGGGGAAGGATTCCAATATTCTCCTCTTCAGTTTAGCTGGATTTATACCGGCCCCTGTCATCGCCATCTTTACAGAGGTCGTATCATATTTTCCAAATTCAGGATAATCCAGCACCATTTTCCATTGAGTAGGGACAAAACCAACCATATGAGGCCTCTCCCTTTCAATTATCTCTAGGGCCTCCTTCGGATCAAAACTGGCCATACTTCGCAGTATACACCTGGGAGGTGATCCAGTGATTGGACCTACTATCAACATTACATAGTTTGCCATATGAAATAGCGGCATATTGGTAAATGCTGAATGACCACCCGTCAATCTCTGTAATAATGGCGCAATGGGGGTTCCAAAGGTTTTCGGCATTGTGCTTGAAATCATCTTCCCAATCATAGACCTTACAATAGTCAAGCTCATCACCTTTAATAATAGTTTTCCAATCAAAGACTTTGGTTCGCCAGACATTCGCTTGAAATCAACCCTCGGATCAGCAATCAGTCTAGCTAAGAGATCGCTAAACATAAATTCAGCCATCTTCCAAAAATTATCATAGGTCAGCACCACCCCCTTTGGCATCCCTGTTGTCCCCCCAGTAAAGGAGATCGTGCAAATATCATCCCCAAAAACCTCCACTGATGGATCAGTGGAGGGATGTTTGCTGATCATCTCTTCATATTCTAAAAAATTATCGGATATTTTGGTTTCTCCCCTTTTTATACAGATAAAATTTTTAATACTACCTAATCTTGGCAATGCCTCTTCGACAACCTCCATATATTGATCCTCAAATATAAATAATATAGAGTCGGATTTTTCTACTTGATATTCGATCTCCCTTGCCACAAATTTAAAATTCATTGGGATCGGTATTGCCCCGATCTTTTGGAGAGCGTAATTAGCCTCAAAAAACTCGGGACAATCATGAAACATTATAATAGCATGATCACCCTTTGCAATGCCCAATTCCCGTAAGGCATTCCCTAACCTATTCACCCTTTCATCCAATTCCTTCCAGGTAATGTTCCTATCCCCATAGGTCACTACAATGCCATTGGGATTATACCTAACCATATTGGAAAGCAACTTACCATAACTCTTCTTAGACATATTTCCCCCCGCAATATTATAATCAACCACCTAGATGAAGTACTTTTTAAATTATACTAACTATTTCACAATAGAGAATGATATAATTATAGACAATAATTTTACTTGTTAAGTAAAATAGCAACAATATAATTTTATATTGTTTATATATGATTTTTCTCGAAAATTACTCTTCATACCTAGAGATCTATGGACTGTAATTAACAATGTTGAGTAACAATATTTGAGAGATCTATCCTTGTCAGGGACCACATCAATATTATCATTCTATTCTTGAAGTAAGCTTATAAAAATGTCAAAGAAGTTACCCATAGCAACAATCATAGGCAGACAAAACGTAGGGAAATCAACCCTGTTTAATGCCCTAATACGAGAGAGAAGGGCAATAGTCGACCCCCTACCAGGATTAACCAGGGATATTATCACCTATTCCATAAACTACAAATCAGTCTCCTTTATTATTTCAGACACGCCTGGTTTAGATATTAATAAATCCTCTGAACTATCTCAATCAATAATTGAAAATGCCAGAAATCATCTGAAGAGATCATCTGTAATTATTTTTTTAATGGAAAATCCATCCCCATTCCCCTTTGACCTAGATCTTTCGAGATTTATCAGGAAGCTCTCTCTTCCCACAATTGTAACAGTAAACAAGATGGATACAAATACTGATCTTGAGAATATGACAAATTTTTATGAAATGGGCTACACCGATATCCTCCCTATCTCCGCCCTTAAAAAGATGAATATAGATATGCTTCTTGATAAGATAACAGATATCCTACCTGTGAAAAGGTTATCCACTGACAATACAGATTTAAAAATATCTATTGTAGGGAGGCCAAACTCCGGAAAATCAACACTACTAAATTCACTATTAGGATATGAAAGGGCAATAGTTTCTGATATACCAGGCACAACTAGAGATGCG
The sequence above is a segment of the Spirochaetota bacterium genome. Coding sequences within it:
- the mobB gene encoding molybdopterin-guanine dinucleotide biosynthesis protein B, translated to MPSIIAIVGRSNSGKTTLIEKLIHYFNMKGKKLSIIKHMKHEFDIDYEGKDTFRYKEAGAFSSLITNDMMFAIVSKIDDNSTPLDLAHNYLNDSDLVIIEGFREGNIFKIEVIGNSEEKPLYISGVENIAAIVTDQTIETELPIFQRNDIENIGKFIEEYIMNNSA
- the fliM gene encoding flagellar motor switch protein FliM produces the protein MTEILSQDEIDALLTAISTGEMDTTDYSATKEQKKVKIYDFRRPDKFSKDQIRTLQMMHETFARLTTTALSAQLRALVSVHVASVDQLTYEEFIRSIPNPTTIAVINMDPLKGSAVLEIDPSITFTIIDKLFGGTGESARISRELTDIELSVMEGIIVRILGNLREAWSNVIDLRPRLGNVETNPQFAQIVPPNDMVVLITLETKVGEVEGMTNLCIPYITIEPIISKLSAQYWYSSIRKGATDENALIIQNRLETVELQIVAEIGEVEVTMMEVLELNVGDVIKFPDAKINSDMTLRIGGRKKYKCRPGLIGNRIAIQIGESIEEVPDELLITKRSEEE
- a CDS encoding peptidoglycan DD-metalloendopeptidase family protein produces the protein MGLNPFKDSNLDDLQNNVSGFLRDHFGDLYYRIKESISLCVNKGRERITIMLIPHSEKKIGSFHIRIYTILLLICIIITTITITSVIVINHASTIKGVSKLKMYGKNSKIQIEKYKEEINKLYTQFQRFKPEITYLYSLTHAKDANSLWAKGSGGVVKAVDVAGQGVVPPMEILNVEEMEQELKTINIVLDKIKSFMDRQKKIIENTPSIWPVEGYIIQKYGMGSSPYSTNAHFKKGLEIATFPGSEIMATAPGKVESIRWNSKHGLSISIKHKYGYTTHYSHCQRITVSADQKVSKGDVIGYTGKTGKAKRHLCFYQIKIGTVFVNPLPYLNKLAR
- a CDS encoding flagellin, translating into MIINHNLSAINTHRVLKFQHWSVNKNMEALSSGMRINRAGDDASGLAVSEKMRTQILGLRQAERNTEDGMSLIQTTEGYLHQLTQIIQRMRVLAVQSANGIYTINDRQLIQIEVSELVDEVDRIASQAEFNKMSLLQGDFSRISRSASMWFHIGPNMHQRERVYIQTMTALALGIKDITGQPITLSTPDFANRSIGIFDEALHVIAKQRADLGAYYNRLEHTAKGLMSAYENIQAAESRIRDADMAEVMVDLSKNLVLVESGTAMLAHANMKTKGVLTLLR
- a CDS encoding flagellin, with protein sequence MIINHNMSAINSNRVLKFKHWDVNSSMEKLASGMRINKAGDDASGLAVSEKMRTQIQGLRQAERNTEDGMSFVQTTEGYLQQSAGILQRIRVLAVQSSNGIYAQEDRQLIQVEVSALVDEIDRIASQAEFNRFKLLLGEYSRVNPRASMWFHMGPNMHQRERVYIGTMTSEGLNLTERTGRIIANVSTADNSNRTIGIVDDALHKIAKQRADLGAYYNRLEYAAKGLMTAYENIQASESRIRDADMAETMVNFTKDQILVQSGTAMLAQANMKTRTILQLLGG
- a CDS encoding class I adenylate-forming enzyme family protein, which encodes MSKKSYGKLLSNMVRYNPNGIVVTYGDRNITWKELDERVNRLGNALRELGIAKGDHAIIMFHDCPEFFEANYALQKIGAIPIPMNFKFVAREIEYQVEKSDSILFIFEDQYMEVVEEALPRLGSIKNFICIKRGETKISDNFLEYEEMISKHPSTDPSVEVFGDDICTISFTGGTTGMPKGVVLTYDNFWKMAEFMFSDLLARLIADPRVDFKRMSGEPKSLIGKLLLKVMSLTIVRSMIGKMISSTMPKTFGTPIAPLLQRLTGGHSAFTNMPLFHMANYVMLIVGPITGSPPRCILRSMASFDPKEALEIIERERPHMVGFVPTQWKMVLDYPEFGKYDTTSVKMAMTGAGINPAKLKRRILESFPHSIIIDGFGQTEMTPVTSMRIDSSVDGLKDRAVGTPLTGVNVQIINENGEKAAPGEVGEICYQSDTVMREYYKDSEGTAKVMEGGWFHSGDLGYFDEDGDLMIVDRKKETISTGGEKVYPHEVEEILQSHPKVLHSCVIGVPDETWGKAVRAVVELVEGEKMNESELIDWCRDKMTGFKKPKTVVFVDNIPLNPVGKIRRADVKEKYGM